In Macaca fascicularis isolate 582-1 chromosome X, T2T-MFA8v1.1, one DNA window encodes the following:
- the LOC135969268 gene encoding protein FAM156A/FAM156B: protein MDPLQKRNPASPSKSSLMTAAETSQEDPASSQPSYSEQPMMGLSNLSPGPGPSQAVPLPEGLLHQRYREEKTLEERQWERLEFLQRKKAFLRHVRRRHRDHMAPYAVGREARVSPLGDRGQNRFRCECRYCQSHRPNLSGIPGESNRAPQPSSWETLVQGLSGLTLSLGTNQPGPLPEAALQPQETEEKRQRERQQESKIMFQRLLKQWLEEN from the coding sequence ATGGATCCACTCCAGAAACGGAATCCAGCATCACCTTCCAAATCTTCCCTGATGACAGCTGCAGAGACTTCCCAGGAAGATCCAGCGTCCTCTCAGCCTTCTTACTCAGAACAGCCGATGATGGGCCTCAGTAACCTGAGCCCCGGTCCTGGCCCCAGCCAGGCCGTGCCTCTCCCAGAGGGGCTGCTCCACCAGCGGTACAGAGAGGAGAAGACGCTGGAAGAGCGGCAGTGGGAGAGGCTGGAGTTCCTTCAGAGGAAGAAAGCGTTCCTGCGGCACGTGAGGAGGAGACACCGCGATCACATGGCCCCCTATGCTGTTGGGAGGGAAGCCAGAGTCTCCCCGTTAGGTGACCGAGGTCAGAATCGATTCCGATGTGAATGTCGATACTGCCAGAGCCACAGGCCAAATCTTTCTGGGATCCCTGGGGAGAGCAACAGGGCCCCACAACCCTCCTCCTGGGAGACGCTGGTGCAGGGCCTGAGTGGCTTGACCCTCAGCCTAGGCACCAACCAGCCCGGGCCTCTGCCCGAAGCAGCACTCCAACCACAGGAGACAGAGGAGAAGCGCCAGCGAGAGAGGCAGCAGGAGAGCAAAATAATGTTTCAGAGGCTGCTGAAGCAGTGGTTAGAGGAAAACTGA